One window of the Desulforegula conservatrix Mb1Pa genome contains the following:
- a CDS encoding DUF2804 domain-containing protein has product MSRIINEKGLPQLGIFNEEITDVNYADYFLETALGFRVPRFIRKFAANQFCFIGIISREIMAGLAVVDLKYASNAFFYVYSKKNRKLVEVKKIGIPLLTSVFISSDPANPLFHFRSDSLTMELSNYRIKAKSDRIKLDAVLDSSGTSPLRICTKAGYRGWVYTEKTTPLGITGVLDIDGKEIILEFPETLALMDWTCGYMRRHTCWNWASTACRLGDDRQIGLNLSWGVNETGWTENAFWLNGKMTRCSNSIFVFDRDDLMKPWKIYSEDGKIDLDFVPEATRSEKLWALVAASRFTQLSGVFSGVLRTSDGEEIILKDVPGWTEDHFAKW; this is encoded by the coding sequence TTTTGGAGACAGCTCTTGGATTTAGAGTTCCGCGCTTTATAAGAAAATTTGCGGCCAATCAATTCTGTTTCATAGGGATAATAAGCAGGGAAATTATGGCAGGTCTTGCCGTTGTTGATCTCAAATACGCGTCCAATGCCTTTTTTTATGTTTATTCAAAAAAAAACAGAAAGCTTGTTGAAGTCAAAAAAATTGGCATTCCTTTGCTAACATCCGTATTCATATCTTCTGATCCGGCAAATCCTTTGTTCCACTTCAGATCAGATTCTCTTACAATGGAGCTTTCTAACTATAGAATTAAGGCAAAAAGCGATAGAATCAAACTTGACGCTGTTCTTGATTCATCAGGAACGTCACCCCTAAGGATATGTACCAAAGCTGGTTACAGGGGATGGGTTTACACGGAAAAAACTACTCCTCTTGGTATTACTGGAGTCCTTGATATTGATGGGAAGGAGATTATTCTCGAATTCCCTGAAACACTTGCCCTCATGGATTGGACCTGCGGCTATATGCGCAGGCATACATGCTGGAACTGGGCGTCTACGGCTTGTCGGCTTGGCGACGATAGACAGATTGGCCTTAATCTTTCATGGGGTGTGAATGAGACTGGTTGGACGGAAAATGCATTTTGGCTTAATGGTAAAATGACAAGATGCAGCAATTCAATATTTGTATTCGACAGGGACGATCTTATGAAGCCTTGGAAAATATATTCCGAGGACGGGAAAATAGACCTGGATTTTGTCCCTGAAGCAACAAGATCCGAAAAATTATGGGCTTTGGTGGCAGCTTCGAGATTCACCCAGCTCTCAGGTGTTTTTAGTGGCGTGCTTCGGACCTCTGATGGCGAGGAAATAATCCTTAAAGATGTTCCTGGGTGGACTGAAGATCATTTTGCAAAATGGTAG
- a CDS encoding response regulator, producing MNPPKINNVKIAVVEKDDATRELLEHVLMYCVNRAIHTFSECGEAWKKIEAGEDYDIVISSIESAHMSGLELLTKIKEARPKIICIITSSIPNHEASAKALGADAFLGKPFSIHNLFDLIKNFVSGPEN from the coding sequence ATGAACCCACCCAAGATTAATAATGTTAAAATAGCAGTTGTTGAAAAAGATGATGCCACCAGAGAATTGCTTGAGCATGTCCTGATGTATTGCGTCAACAGGGCCATACATACATTTTCAGAATGCGGGGAAGCCTGGAAAAAGATTGAGGCGGGAGAAGACTATGATATCGTAATCTCAAGTATTGAATCCGCACACATGAGCGGACTCGAACTCCTTACAAAAATAAAGGAGGCAAGGCCCAAAATCATATGCATAATTACCTCGTCAATACCAAACCACGAAGCTTCAGCAAAAGCCCTCGGCGCCGACGCTTTTTTGGGCAAACCATTCAGTATACATAACCTTTTTGATCTCATAAAAAATTTTGTTTCCGGCCCGGAGAACTGA
- the cysK gene encoding cysteine synthase A: MPIHNNVIGTIGRTPMVRISSLAQGLEAEILAKLEFFNPLGSVKDRIGASMIEDGEKKGLLRPGGLVIEPTSGNTGIALAFICAVKGYRLVLTMPETMSIERRRLLSHLRAELVLTPGALGMAGAVSKAVELTKNNPGSYMPDQFSNPANPLIHEKTTAEEIWMDTDGKVDMIVSGVGTGGTITGVAMALKSRNKDFKAIAVEPDCSAVLSGGQPGPHPIQGIGAGFIPKVLNISLIDEIIRVKSEDSFETARRLARVEGILCGISSGAAMWAALQIAGRRESRGKRIVVILPSTGERYLSTDLFLKNP; the protein is encoded by the coding sequence ATGCCGATTCACAATAATGTTATAGGTACAATAGGCAGAACTCCGATGGTCAGAATTTCGAGCCTTGCACAGGGGCTTGAAGCAGAAATTCTTGCTAAACTTGAATTTTTTAATCCTCTTGGAAGCGTTAAGGATAGAATAGGCGCTTCAATGATAGAAGATGGTGAAAAAAAAGGTCTGCTTAGACCAGGCGGACTCGTTATTGAACCAACCAGCGGAAACACAGGGATTGCTCTTGCTTTTATATGTGCAGTTAAGGGATACAGGCTTGTTCTTACAATGCCTGAGACAATGAGCATAGAAAGAAGACGGCTTCTTTCACATCTTCGGGCAGAACTTGTTCTTACTCCGGGCGCCTTAGGTATGGCTGGAGCAGTTTCAAAAGCCGTTGAATTGACAAAGAACAATCCTGGCTCATATATGCCTGACCAGTTTTCAAATCCTGCTAATCCATTGATACATGAAAAGACAACCGCAGAAGAAATCTGGATGGATACTGATGGGAAGGTAGATATGATTGTTTCAGGCGTTGGAACCGGCGGTACAATTACCGGAGTGGCAATGGCTTTGAAATCCAGAAACAAGGATTTCAAAGCCATTGCTGTGGAACCTGATTGTTCAGCAGTGCTTTCAGGAGGGCAGCCAGGGCCTCATCCTATTCAGGGGATTGGAGCCGGTTTCATACCAAAGGTACTCAATATTTCGCTTATTGATGAAATAATAAGGGTGAAGTCCGAAGACTCATTTGAAACTGCGAGGCGCCTTGCAAGAGTAGAGGGCATCCTTTGCGGAATTTCTTCAGGAGCTGCCATGTGGGCTGCCTTGCAGATTGCAGGAAGAAGGGAATCCAGAGGCAAGCGAATCGTTGTTATTCTCCCTTCCACAGGGGAACGGTACCTTTCCACGGATCTTTTTCTTAAAAATCCGTAA